TGGcagagaaggaaagagaaaaagagcagGTAGAGGTCGCCAAGCGCGATGATGTTGTTGCTGGAGTTGTGGAGCGCTTGAGCAAGGCTGAGGCGGAGGTTGTTGAGTTGAAAGCTCAATTAGctcaggtggaggtggagagagCGTCCTTGGCCTCCGAATTGTCGAGGGCCACAAAAGAGGGCCATGAATGCCTGGCCAGGTTCAAAGCTGGTTATGAAAGAGACTACGAGGAAGCCAGGCGGGGCTGGAAAAGGATACTTGTGGAAGCTCAGAACCGCGCGTTCGTCCTGGGGgctcgagatcaacgcctggagtatttcttgtctccgcgaGGTCAACATTTCTTGGggttgatgctggaaggcactctggaggctttcaaaaagactcccgaatacTTGGAGGATTTTggacccctctttgcttatgtgatagagcaaacagcttccaaggcattggagatggcgggggccaccccagagcaacttgccactttgaatttcagagccctgatggataatctccaggatgaggagataaataagcggatggggatccctgcgcgttctccagagaagccagagtggtggtacccagtactagagaaagccattccctatttttctcttgggattggatctgactcgCTGCCCTCTACTCCCGTGTATGCACCTGCATTCTCTGCTTCCTTGGCGCGCTtcgtgaaccggctgcgggatccttCTGGCGAGAGCTCCCGAACATTTTCCCAATTCGGcctggagcctcccctgccctctgacttaGCGGCTTCTGCCTTCACCGACTCTGCCTCTTCCCCCGCTGCGGTGGGACAGCTGTTCGACCTGTACCAAAATGAGGATCTGTATGTGCAAGAGGCTGCAAAGTTGTTGGACTTGGGAGTTCGTCTTCCTCAAGTGAAGGAAACTGGCCCGTTGCCCGTGTTCACAGAGAAAGCCGTTTCTGGCCGTGCTTCTGCCAGTGGTGTTCCTCCCCCAATTTCATCTGCCTCTGCTCCTGTCTCCTCTGCTGCCGCTCAAGCTGCTTCtgttcctccctcttgatgttcCCCCTTTTTCTCCTGACTTTATCAAAAGGAAAATTTTGtaactctttaatttgtacCAACTGAACACTTACCGCCGGTTTTTGATGTACATCTTTGCTTCTTGGGCATGCTTT
The genomic region above belongs to Salvia miltiorrhiza cultivar Shanhuang (shh) chromosome 5, IMPLAD_Smil_shh, whole genome shotgun sequence and contains:
- the LOC130986550 gene encoding uncharacterized protein LOC130986550 — encoded protein: MSWRSKCGDNLPDTPSLAGSGAHGPSGSASGTSPSERPAGSELIPIPPVVEIPEGNVEASRPFDAEEVDAGALVHRGRHSSAGDAAGTREEDIQVVDIIDEVPSPDSAPDATLADLTKKRKRGSLISVGEKERQEGLKKAGKSSEPARRSAGGVKVLPPAGDKGKGPAKKSAGGSKVLPSAGGKGKGKAVVSSAAESEDLVPGPISSLSGKELVNALLARVHSEDQEKVENLSRASLATQLCQLALQVESRLWGAVKCIHDYDMAEKEREKEQVEVAKRDDVVAGVVERLSKAEAEVVELKAQLAQVEVERASLASELSRATKEGHECLARFKAGYERDYEEARRGWKRILVEAQNRAFVLGARDQRLEYFLSPRGQHFLGLMLEGTLEAFKKTPEYLEDFGPLFAYVIEQTASKALEMAGATPEQLATLNFRALMDNLQDEEINKRMGIPARSPEKPEWWYPVLEKAIPYFSLGIGSDSLPSTPVYAPAFSASLARFVNRLRDPSGESSRTFSQFGLEPPLPSDLAASAFTDSASSPAAVGQLFDLYQNEDLYVQEAAKLLDLGVRLPQVKETGPLPVFTEKAVSGRASASGVPPPISSASAPVSSAAAQAASVPPS